From the Desulfitibacter alkalitolerans DSM 16504 genome, one window contains:
- the istA gene encoding IS21 family transposase, giving the protein MKFNIVTDIEINSVKDLSKLRIFVEANNLDKPNFSEIARNLGVDRRTVKKYYEGADKKERKKKKSIIDDYYEIIKYLLSEGSSQVFYYKDHLFRYLQREHGLKCTRNNFNYYILKNEEFAKYFKPKGNPNSVKSETPLGQQAQFDWKEKIKFQFNNGEEVVLNVGSLVLSASRLKVWVIYLSVSLDCILDFLANAFETIGGVPQELVIDNATTMMIKARTETSDGTVNPKFQQFADDYGFKVFPCIAGRPNTKAKVESPMKVIDEIMAYNGVLNTLEELHEKLEKITNEANIRICQNTGIAPILVYKKEKEHLSPLPQEKICSSYKLSSIKVNVNTNALIPYKKKMYSVPSALIGKKVTIQVIENNLHVYYNKKLITVHEIVENKKIIYNEHHHLEILKQTFRKHDGIEDYALKHLKELEKFNEQLSDIV; this is encoded by the coding sequence ATGAAATTTAACATAGTAACTGATATAGAAATTAACTCAGTAAAAGATCTATCGAAGTTAAGAATATTTGTGGAGGCAAATAACTTGGATAAACCAAATTTTAGTGAAATAGCAAGGAACTTAGGAGTTGATAGACGGACAGTAAAAAAATATTATGAGGGAGCTGATAAGAAGGAAAGAAAAAAGAAAAAATCCATTATTGATGACTACTATGAAATCATAAAATATTTACTCTCTGAGGGGTCATCCCAAGTTTTTTATTACAAAGATCATCTCTTTAGATATTTACAAAGAGAGCATGGTTTAAAATGTACAAGAAACAACTTCAACTATTACATACTAAAAAATGAAGAGTTTGCAAAGTATTTTAAACCAAAGGGGAATCCTAACTCAGTTAAATCAGAAACACCACTTGGACAACAAGCACAATTTGATTGGAAGGAGAAGATAAAATTTCAATTTAATAATGGAGAAGAAGTCGTATTAAATGTAGGAAGCTTGGTATTATCAGCATCAAGGCTTAAAGTCTGGGTTATTTATCTATCAGTTAGCTTAGATTGTATATTAGATTTTCTAGCAAATGCATTTGAAACAATAGGGGGTGTACCACAAGAATTAGTTATAGACAATGCAACTACAATGATGATAAAAGCCAGGACTGAAACTTCAGATGGGACAGTTAATCCAAAGTTTCAACAATTTGCAGATGATTATGGTTTTAAAGTATTTCCTTGTATAGCAGGCAGGCCAAATACCAAAGCAAAAGTAGAAAGTCCTATGAAGGTTATAGATGAAATAATGGCGTATAACGGTGTATTAAATACACTTGAAGAGTTACATGAAAAACTAGAGAAGATAACAAATGAAGCTAATATTAGGATTTGTCAAAATACTGGTATAGCACCAATTCTTGTGTATAAAAAAGAGAAAGAACATCTTTCTCCTCTACCACAAGAAAAAATATGTTCTTCCTACAAGCTTTCTTCAATTAAGGTGAATGTAAATACGAATGCATTAATCCCCTACAAAAAGAAAATGTATTCAGTTCCTTCAGCCTTAATTGGTAAGAAAGTCACGATACAAGTTATTGAAAACAACTTGCATGTATATTATAACAAAAAACTTATAACAGTCCATGAAATAGTTGAAAACAAGAAAATAATTTATAACGAACATCATCATTTAGAGATTCTAAAACAGACATTTAGAAAGCATGATGGAATTGAAGATTATGCATTAAAACATTTAAAAGAATTGGAGAAGTTTAATGAGCAATTATCAGATATTGTATGA